CAAAACCGTCGGCACCGATTAAACATTTATTTCACCAAAACAAGCATTCTACACCCATGAAAAACATCCTTGTACTTTGCACCGGGAATTCCTGCAGGAGCCAGATGGCCCACGGATACCTGGAAGCCCTTCAGTCCGAGCCCGCCGCCCGCATCTATAGCGCCGGGGTGGAAACCCACGGGCTCAACCCGGACGCGGTCCGCTTTATGGCCGAAGACGGGATCGACATCTCGGGGCACACTTCCAACCATGTCGATGAATACGAAGGCATTGCCTGGGACTATATCATCACCGTGTGCGACCACGCGCGGGAGAACTGCCCGTTTATCCCGGCGCCCGGCGCCAAACGGCTGCACCAGAACTTTTCGGATCCGTCCAAAGTTACCGGTTCGGAAGCCGAGAAGCGGGAGGCCTTTATCGCTGCACGGGATCAGATCAAGGCGTATTGCCGGGATTTTATTGAGCGGGAGCTCCGCTAGCCTGTTCCCCGCCGGCCCCTTCGGCCAGGCGTCGCTCGAGTTCTGCCTGGAATTCCTCCATGACCGGCTTTACGGTGTCCTCGGGGAGGTCGGCGATCCGGATATACATCAAACCGTCTACCGAATTGTTGAATAGCGGGTCTACGTTGAAGGCCACCACCCGGGCATTCTGCTTGATGTACTTTTTGATCAGTACGGGCAGTCGGAGGCTGCCGGGTTCCACCTCCTCGATGAGCTTGTCGAACTTGTTCAGGTCGGACTCGGTTTCGTCAAAGACGAACTCCTTGTCCGCATCGTTGAGCTTTACCTTGAATTCCTTTTTCGGGCGGATATACTGCGCCACATAGGGGTCCCAGTAATGGGACTTCATAAATTCGATCATCAGGGATTTCGAGAAGTTCGAGAACTGGTTGCTGATGCTCACCCCGCCAATCAGGTACTGGTGTTCCGGGTGCCGGAGCGTGGTGTGCACTATGCCCTTCCACAACAGGAACAGCGGCATGGGTTTCTGCTGGTATTCCTTGACGATATAGGCGCGGCCCATTTCGATGGAACGGCTCATCATGCCGAATAGTTCGGGTTCAAACCGGAATAGGTCCTGCAGGTAGAACCCGTCGATGCCGTATTTCTCGAATATTTCCGACCCCATCCCCATCCGGTAGGCCCCGACGATTTTCTTCTCCTGGTCGTCCCAGAGGAAAAGGTGGTGGTAGTAGTCGTCAAAGCGGTCCAGGTCGATGGACTTGTTGGTCCCTTCCCCAATGGCCCGGAAGGTCACTTCCCGCTGCCGGCCAATCTCCTGCAGGATAAAAGGCATGTCCTTCTTCTGGGCGAGGAATACTTCGTAATTCCGGTTTTGCAGCAGGCGGCAGTTCTTTTCGCGCAGCTTCTCAATTTCCCCCTGGATCACTTCGCTCCGTACGGCATCGGCAATGCGACGGGGCGGCTTGGGGATTTTCAGGCTGCCGGGGATCTGGTCTATGAGTCGCTCCCGCTCATAGGCATTTGCCAGGAGGTAGGTCTTCCTCCTGAGCAGGTCCGAGAATTCCTCCAGGGTATCGTGTTCCTTTTGCACGGCAACCGAAATGGGGTGGCCAATCCGCACCTTGATGCTCCGGTTCCGCTGGGTGGTGAGTTCCGAAGGGAGTTTGGCGGTTCGGAAAATATCGTTGATCCGGGAGAGGTAATAAAACAACCGGCTGTTCCGGGCGTGGAAATAAATGGGGACTACCGGGACCTCGGCGCGGCGGATCAGCTTCAGGGCCGCTTCCTCCCAGGGCTTGTCCACGAAGTGCTGGCCTTCCTTGTAGGTGGAGACCTCCCCGGCAGGGAAAATGCCCAACGGGTGGCCACCCCCCAGATGTTCCATGGAGCGCTTGAAACCCGCCACCGAACTCTTGGCGTCCCGGTGGTTTTCAAAGGGGTTGACAGGCATGATAAACGGGGCCAGCGGTTCAATCCGCTGCAACAGGAAATTGGCGATGATCTTGTAGTCCTGCCGGTGCTGCAGCAGGAGTTTCAGCAAGAGCACCCCGTCAATCCCGCCCAGGGGGTGATTGCTGATTGTGATAAAAGCCCCTTCCTTAGGCAACCGTTTAATGTCCTCTTCGGGGATTTCAAAGTCGATTTCGTAGTGCTCGAGGATCCGTTCCAGGAACTCGGTACCCTCCAGGTGCCGGTGCCGCTTGTAAAAGCGGTTGATGCTGCTGATCCGCGTAATTTGCATCAGGACCCAGCCCATCAGGGTTCCGAGGAATCCATACCGGTCCAGGTTGATGGCCCGGGACACCTCCTTGGCAGTCACTAAACTCATAGGTTGCTGTTGCTATACAGGTAAAGATAGAAAATTGACCGGGGAGGACCCCTACAATCCGGGAATTTCGAAATGTCTGTGAAGGAATTACCGCCCCGCGGTCACTTCACCACCAACTGCACGGTTTCCTTGCTCCGCTGTTCCAGGAGTACCTCCCGGCCATTCTGCAAAGAGCGGATCGCCTCCGCATTGAAATGGCGGATGGTATAA
This genomic window from Robiginitalea biformata HTCC2501 contains:
- a CDS encoding arsenate reductase ArsC, producing MKNILVLCTGNSCRSQMAHGYLEALQSEPAARIYSAGVETHGLNPDAVRFMAEDGIDISGHTSNHVDEYEGIAWDYIITVCDHARENCPFIPAPGAKRLHQNFSDPSKVTGSEAEKREAFIAARDQIKAYCRDFIERELR
- a CDS encoding GNAT family N-acyltransferase, whose translation is MSLVTAKEVSRAINLDRYGFLGTLMGWVLMQITRISSINRFYKRHRHLEGTEFLERILEHYEIDFEIPEEDIKRLPKEGAFITISNHPLGGIDGVLLLKLLLQHRQDYKIIANFLLQRIEPLAPFIMPVNPFENHRDAKSSVAGFKRSMEHLGGGHPLGIFPAGEVSTYKEGQHFVDKPWEEAALKLIRRAEVPVVPIYFHARNSRLFYYLSRINDIFRTAKLPSELTTQRNRSIKVRIGHPISVAVQKEHDTLEEFSDLLRRKTYLLANAYERERLIDQIPGSLKIPKPPRRIADAVRSEVIQGEIEKLREKNCRLLQNRNYEVFLAQKKDMPFILQEIGRQREVTFRAIGEGTNKSIDLDRFDDYYHHLFLWDDQEKKIVGAYRMGMGSEIFEKYGIDGFYLQDLFRFEPELFGMMSRSIEMGRAYIVKEYQQKPMPLFLLWKGIVHTTLRHPEHQYLIGGVSISNQFSNFSKSLMIEFMKSHYWDPYVAQYIRPKKEFKVKLNDADKEFVFDETESDLNKFDKLIEEVEPGSLRLPVLIKKYIKQNARVVAFNVDPLFNNSVDGLMYIRIADLPEDTVKPVMEEFQAELERRLAEGAGGEQASGAPAQ